The DNA sequence taaatctaaaatatGAGCATCACAGGATTCATGCTCTTTCAATATCTGATCATTTTTAGTTCCTTGACGACGAAAAGGTTCTGAAACAGTTTGATTTTTCATTCAGTTTNGAATTCATGCTCTTTCCATATCTGATCATTTTTAGTTCCTTGACGACGAAAAGGTTCTGAAACAGTTTGATTTTTCATTCAGTTTAATGGTTTAGAGAGTTTTGTTTCAAATGCGAGAGAAAGGAAGAACTCTCACTTGTAAAGTTTTGAAGGAGTTAGACGTACGCTAATTGATTGAGAAAATAAGCATTTTAAGTAGAAACTGagacaaaatttgaagaacttatAGAGTGGGCAGCTGTAGAACTCAATGCAGCAGCTAGAAATGCCTTCGTTGACCTATCTTGTGTTAGAAACTACGACTCTTcgcaatagtatgatattgtccactttgagcataagctctcatggctttgttttttgtttccccaaaaggcctcgtaccaatggtaTGATTGTCGTATTACCGATCTGAGCAATTGACAACGGTGTGTTATTTATGCACTTGAATTTGATGCACAAGTCATATCATATAAGAAAGGGgtttctaagttttttttatctttttggttaaatatCATACAAACAATTTCTTATGAAAGTTGAGGAACCAAAACAAGATATTTagagaaatcaaaataaaagattagTGATTTTGAAGAAAGTAGGCTGAAAGCGTTATGTTCCAGTGCTACTGTACTGATTTATAAATGGGGGTCTAGTTGTGCTCACGCTCTATTTATTCGCAGATGATGGTTCAGTTTGGAGCTGGGGTTACAACATCTGtatcctttgaaatgggttcaCCCGGATTGTTCTCATGCATTTAGTAGTGCAtaaatgtgatgtcccacattgattggggtggagaacaaaccaccatttataagggtgtggaaaccttcctctagcagatgcgttttaaagccttgaggggaagccctaaaggaaaagcccaaagaggacaatatctgctatcggtggatctgggctgttacaataaATTATCAAGTGTGCTCATTTTTCCTCTTACAGTTTTATCCTCTCTTCATCCTTGACTATCACAAAGATGGCCAACTTGGATTTGATGGAGGAAATTCCGCTACCCCGTGCTTGCTGAAGCAGTTTCTTGAGTTGGAATCTCCAGATTCTTCGACAGACGAGTCAGGCTCGAAGGATAAGGGGTCAAAAACGGTCTGTCATGAGTTTTCTCATTGTTTTGATGAATAGAATCCGAATTgtgcttgtttgtttgttttcttccttttaagtTTTCCATTGCATCTATATCAGATTTGTGACGTCAAAGCTGGGGGGTTGGTCTCTCTTGCAATCGACGATCTCGGAGCCCTATGGATGTGGGGTAATTGTCCAAAGCCAAACGGTGAGGACAAAGTTGGCTTATCTTATGTTAGCAGCTTCACTCCCTCTCCAGTGTCGGAGCTCCATGGCCATACTGTTGTTAAGGTTGCTTGTGGTAATGAGCATATCGTGGCCCTGGTTAGCGTTGGGGCAACCTACAATAAAGATGAAGATTTAGTTTGCTACTCATGGGGAAATAATTCTCATGGCCAATTAGGCCTGGGAGATAGAGATGGCAGGGCACGTCCCCAACTTATCGAGACATTTAACGAGGCATCCCCTTGGGCAGTGTATGAGGTAGCGTGCGGGGCATTCCATACCGCTTTACTTAGCCGCAGAAAGGGACCAAGTGACACTTTAGAAAGTGTATGTTGGACATTTGGTATAGGGGAAAATGGGCAGCTTGGACATGGAACTACCCAAAATGAATTGCTTCCTAAGCCTGTAAAAGAATTGCCGCAATCTGTATCTCTGATCTCAGTCGCTTGTGGCCTTTTTCACACGAGCGTTGTTTCATCAGCTGGAGATGTATGGTCCTGGGGAATGGAAAGGGGACTTGGACTTTGCCCTGATGCTAGTTTCACTGGGACCGACACAGGCGATGCGATTTCTCCCCTATCCATCTTATGCAATGGGTCTCAATCTCCAAAATTCTTGGATCCTGTTCAGGTTGCTTGTGGGGCTGCTCACACTATCATTGTTGCACATAATGGATATAAGTTATGGTCATGGGGACGAGGAAGAAGTGGAGTTCTTGGAAATGGTAAGACAGTCGATTGTTATACTCCCACCGTCGTGTCGTGGCCTCCACCGGGCGAGGATTTCACTCAAGAggaaatagaaacaaaaaacacgGAAGATAAAGTCAAAGAAGATAGTACCGAGGAAGTAAccgaagaaaacaaaaaattgctTATAGCTATGGAGGAAATCAAAGTTCTGCTAGAGAAACTGTCTGTTATGGAACGGTATGCAAGCTTTCTTCATGGCACCATATTTGGAAAACCGTTCCAAGAAGGAGATATCCCACTCTCATTGCAAAATTCTGGTACGTTCGACATTGCCAAGGAATGGGAAAGCCTTTTCGAGTCGATAGATCGCAAAGATCTACTAAGGATGGAGGCAGTCTACCAACACATGCTGGCAACTATTAAAGACAAGATCATGAAGAAAAGGGTCCAGGAGCTTGTGAACGAGTTTCTCCAATCTTCAACGTCTAAAAATTAGTGTTATAAGCCGAGAGGAGCCATCAGGTATGCAAAATCTGAACATCTTTCAAATTATTCTGCTTTTCAAGATAGATAATGTGTATCAACCTGCAAGAACTTGCCCGTCATGATTATCATTACCATTGTACAATAAATTGTGACTTTGTTTAGCGTAAGCTGTAGCCCTGAATAATAGCCTAGCCTGCCCTTTTACAGTATGATTGTGAAACAATCTAGAAGATATATGTGTCGGACTGTCGATTTTGTTCGTGATCTTATCGACAAACGTTGTATTTCTTTGGTTTCTGTTTGGGATGCTTGAAATGTTTAATgtaaatttatattcttttgaagatttggaagaagtATTGGAAGATTTGATATAGATGATTGTAACTTTGAAGGTAAAGAAGAGAAGGTTTGAAGTGGTTATGGAAGATTCCTTACTTTGGAAGGAAAAGTATTATGGGGGTGGCATGGAATCTCTGTCGTATCCGTCCGTATGGATTAATAAAAGGCTTCGAGGAAATAGATTCAAGCTATAGAAATATCTTATTTGAGCTGTCCTATCTGTCGGGTGAGGATTAATGAAAGGGTTCGAGGAAATGGATTCAAGGCATGGAGACATCTTATTTGAGTTGTCCTATCTGTCGGTAAAGATTAATAAAAGGGTTCGAGGAAATGAATTCTAGGCACAGAGACAACTTATTTGTGTTGTCTTATCTATCGGTAAGGATTAATAAAAGGGTTCGAGGAAATGAATTTAAGGCATAGAGACTTCTTATTTGAGTTGTCCTACTCGTTGGTAAGGATTAATAAACGGGTTCGAGGAAATGGATTCAAGGCATAGAGACATCTTATTTAAGTTGTCCTGTCTATCGGTGAGGATTAATAAAACGCTTTGAAGAAATGATTCAAGTCATTAGAGACATCATGTCTCGAATTATGTATACGTTgggctaaaaaaaattaatttgacaAACACGAATATAACTAAACTAACATAAaagatatattatattttaaagttagaggtttgaatttctattttaccaaaaaaataataataataataataaataaataataataatactgtgattttaagtttatattttaacttattttattttgattttcacaCGTAAATAGTAAATACTTATTCTagttatatacatatatatatatatacatatgtagatacatatacacatatatatagataCATACAGATACATACATACagatacatacatatacatatacatatatacacacatacatataaatacatatatatacatacatatacatatatatatacatatacatatatatacatacatacatatagatacatatatacatacatatacatatatacagatacatacatatacatacatatatatacatctatatgtatgtatatgtatgtgtatatatatgtatatgtatgtgtatatatacaaACATACAtatgcatacatatatatggtacatacatatatatggtacatacatatatatggtacatacatatgcatacatatatatacatacatatacatacaatATGACCGAAAAAATCGGGGTTCGTCATTTACACCGAACCGCGAAGTTAGGGCTTAATTAGACCTAACTGTTTTACTTTCCCGGCTTTTTCCTTCTTCGAATTCTCTTCTTCGAATTCTCTTCTTCGCTCCCAAAACCCTAGCAGAGCTCACTCACACTCTGTTGAGTTGAAGCTGCTGAAATGCCAGCCCCCGTTTCTGATTCTTCTCCCAGCGGAGCTCtagtattgtcctcttcggtGGACCGAGAAGTGGTCTACCCTATCAGGCATGAAGTTAAGCCTCCAATAGCTCGATTATCCATTTCCTGGGCCAGAGGCAACTCCTTCCGTGTTTCCATTTTTAAGCAGCAGTGTGGCGACAATTCTGCAGGTTCTGATGACGGTGAAGTTGGCGGGCAAGTTTTGGAGGTGAAGATCAGAAATGGAGATACGGAAATTAGTGCTGCGGAGTTTCGGAGGATCGCGTACGGTTCAGTCTCCCCATTTGCTCTTCTTCAGAGTCGGAAGAATATGGTTTTGGGCTTGTCGAAGATGTCGATGGGTTTGTCACAGTTTAATCCGGATGGGTAAGCGCTAAAGAATGTGGTGGTAAttagaaatttataatttaatttgttggaTTGCATTATCTGTATGAAAACTCCCATTTCTATAAGAAATGTCTATTGCACTGGGAATTGGACTTTGAAGGAGTTCTGCTGATTTTCTGGTGTACATCGAATTGGACGCAATGCTTTTTATTATCAAACCTCTTTGATACATGTTGAGTTATTCCTCTACTAATTAGAAGGGACTCGTTTAAAAACAGGTGGGAATACATAGCGGAGTATAGCAAGGACGTGAGTTCAATTCTTGGTAACCCGAAGGCACTTCCTAGCTCGGCTATTGAGGATCCACTGGAAATTTTGAAGGTGAGTTGATGTTTCTGCAGTCgcatattaattttgaattctagTAGCTCTTTCCAGTAATAATGCCTGGAAGTGCTTGGATATCGTTAAGTTTACTGAGGATTGTCACTGGACGCGGAGTTACTGTTGCTAAACCTTTATTTCATATGCCACAAGTAATTTtgttattgatattttaagaatCTCTATAGAAAGTCGAGGAGNGTGGACGCGGAGTTAATGTTGCTAAACCTTTATTTCTTATGCCATAAGTAATCTtgttattgatattttaagaatCTCTATAGAAAGTCGAGGAGCCTACATGTTTGAAAGCTGCTTGGGAGCTGATGGATGTGTTTTATGCAGACAAGCAGTCTCATTGGTGGCTTAATGAACGCCTTGTTGATTGGTTAGCTGTATTgatcttcccttctttttcattcttttctttaagaaTTTATATTGGAAAAGTCCCACTAATGGTAATAATTATCTGTTGATAGTTCATACTTGTCTTGTCATTGCAGGAATATGATAGCGTCCTCTCAACTACACAATCAACTATCCATTCAAAACTtgtcaattttcaaaaagaacTTGACGACTTACAGGTTCCCCACATTTGGTTCCATCATTTTTCGTTCATTCATTTTAGTTACCTATGTGTTTCTTATAGTTTTTAGACTTTTGTTCCCACTTGCAAATGTTAGCATccattgttctttttggtcaTTGGTGANTACGAGTGAAAGGCCTCCCCCCCCCAGTTCTCTCATCTCAATACCTAACCAACCTCCTAGGCCATAATAACCTATCAGGCCAAAACAAGCTTTATCTTAGTTCTAGTGTACCTTTTTCTGCTATACAGTATTTCTGATTGGTAGTAGTTGTTCTTTGTCATTTTTCTGTGAGAAGGCTTGCTACTCTCTGATTTGTAGCTGGTGAAGGTGAACGCAACATCTTTTCATTGCAAGAAAGTAGAATTGAGAGAGTGgttttttatatcatatctCCTGCCTTAATAGACTTTGTAAATAGTCCTTTTGGTGAAGTTTGCCTTGTATgatttattgttattgtttCCTTACCATGCAATTGGATTTGTTACTTGATATTTGCAAATGTTAGCATccattgttctttttggtcaTTGGTGATCATTAActatgatattttttctttttttaattttttttatgtcaaGGTAGTTGAGGATAATCCAAGTTATTGGGATGTCATTTCATCAGCATTAGCAGTTGGTTGGCAAGAGATTGTTGTAAGTGGATATAGGATATTCACTTAGTGTTCCATTCTTTATACCTATTAACCAGCATATGACATCACACATCACACAATGATTTAAAAAGTGGTAATGCTGGTTCTGCTTGCAGGTGAAAATGTTGCGCCTACATGGATCTTATCAGCTCGATCAGCTTAGCAATCGGGAGGTTTGTTAGAAATTTTCTGTTGCCCATAAATTGCAAAAGAACCCTAAATATGATGTGTGAACTTTTTGATCTAAGAGTTGCTGTTACATCTTCATATGCATTTTTGTACTATCACAAGAACTTACTATATGATTTTCCTTAAAATAAGAGTTAGCCCATAACACTTCACTGGGGAAGgaacttataaagaatgaagTTTTTACTGAGCAAACAGTTTAGTGGTTACAAATGTTGGTGAATGGGGTATAGTCCACATAGTcgtaaaaaaaatgcaaattaGACATTGAACAATTTGTCTTATGAAAGAAATTCAACGatagtagaaaattttgagggagGCTTCCTTGACAAGTGAAACATTCTATGAAGTGGGAGTTAAGATTATGACCATATTTCCTTATAGGAATGTAATTGATGAGTTAAATATGAGaggaatttattaaaaatttcctTGTTTGAATGGATTTTTCTGATGGAAAGAGTGTTCCTAAAGATTTTGATAtgacataaattaaaaaacaaggAGAGTATATGTTCCTCGGTGATGGATGTACTGATCTCTCGATGTTTAGAATGAGTGGTTTTTGTTCCTTATACAGGTGATGTCAGTTTTCTTGTATTTGTCAGTTGTGTATCTCTAAAATTTATAGTAATGTAGTGGCAATAGAAATGTCTTTTTATAACTTCATCTGATACGTAATGGATGACAGACAGAGAATGGACTGGTAGAGGCAGTGGCTCTTCTAGTTTCAAAAATGCCACGCATGCGCCCTGAGTTGGATTCTGGTAGACTTGGTGAATGCTTCAAAACCAAGCCTGATTTTACGAAGGTATGTTGAAttgagtttaaaattttgcacatcatgtgaaaaaccttgataCAAGGTATAGAGGTTGTTCTATAGGCATGACAAAAATGGCGGTTGCAAATAACCATGTtgaattaagtttaaaattttgcacATCATGTTGTGAAAAATCTTGATACAAGGTATAGATTATTCATGTTGTTCAATAGGCATGGGAAAAATGGCGATCGCAAATAACCAAGTTGGACGGTAGTGCGTTTTGGGTTCACTGTGCTCATGTTCAGACAAGGGAAGGTTTGCGGAATATGCTTCAGATCATTCTAGGAAATGTTGAGAGCCTCAGTGGTGCAACCTGCAACTGGATGGAGCTGTATATCTCTCAGCTTTTGTATGTTAGACCATTCACGATGGTAATGTTCACCTGCATGATACAAGAGTTCTACTAATTTTCAGTTGCCCACTTTAGAACAATCTAACAGAGTTTCTGCATCCTGCACATTTCCCTGTAAGAGGCTAATATCTTATTCGGTTTAGTCAGGGTCTAGAAAGCATGTACAACCTGGCAGAAAGATGTATGCAGTTGAAAAAAGCATC is a window from the Cucurbita pepo subsp. pepo cultivar mu-cu-16 chromosome LG07, ASM280686v2, whole genome shotgun sequence genome containing:
- the LOC111798458 gene encoding nuclear pore complex protein NUP85, producing the protein MPAPVSDSSPSGALVLSSSVDREVVYPIRHEVKPPIARLSISWARGNSFRVSIFKQQCGDNSAGSDDGEVGGQVLEVKIRNGDTEISAAEFRRIAYGSVSPFALLQSRKNMVLGLSKMSMGLSQFNPDGWEYIAEYSKDVSSILGNPKALPSSAIEDPLEILKKVEEPTCLKAAWELMDVFYADKQSHWWLNERLVDWLAEYDSVLSTTQSTIHSKLVNFQKELDDLQVVEDNPSYWDVISSALAVGWQEIVVKMLRLHGSYQLDQLSNRETENGLVEAVALLVSKMPRMRPELDSGRLGECFKTKPDFTKAWEKWRSQITKLDGSAFWVHCAHVQTREGLRNMLQIILGNVESLSGATCNWMELYISQLLYVRPFTMGLESMYNLAERCMQLKKASNTDRLMRLMIGILGESTEVVLAECSRGFGPWMVTHAMELLTEESDQVEVLLHEELYDLGGISIEELHRLVYAQVLCSHAFTWQIAPIYLTSCAKQGIGFLETLLYNQPVQHNGMLLKNLEICRLYELDDLSSNIMKIAGVYHWKHGRKGCGVFWLRKARDEVRLNKIALQLFDSVGKSISDESFKQWEGLIELLGSESKNTGGLEFLHKYRDFKKSLHQVHHKGKTTGVVQSAVDSLIALMKNPSTPQRFWLPILNDSLKLIDWHEGPLLNVEQTNLLLNKLQELSMARLRPDFVESDLSPLALSSIRLALAKNLGRAFLEG
- the LOC111798459 gene encoding ultraviolet-B receptor UVR8; translated protein: MEDSGTGIRASSGKISAKVVAIAAGEAHTLALTGDGRVYSWGRGMFGRLGTGTEADELLPVRVKLGSEEANLEVVAIAAGSYHSLALADDGSVWSWGYNIYGQLGFDGGNSATPCLLKQFLELESPDSSTDESGSKDKGSKTICDVKAGGLVSLAIDDLGALWMWGNCPKPNGEDKVGLSYVSSFTPSPVSELHGHTVVKVACGNEHIVALVSVGATYNKDEDLVCYSWGNNSHGQLGLGDRDGRARPQLIETFNEASPWAVYEVACGAFHTALLSRRKGPSDTLESVCWTFGIGENGQLGHGTTQNELLPKPVKELPQSVSLISVACGLFHTSVVSSAGDVWSWGMERGLGLCPDASFTGTDTGDAISPLSILCNGSQSPKFLDPVQVACGAAHTIIVAHNGYKLWSWGRGRSGVLGNGKTVDCYTPTVVSWPPPGEDFTQEEIETKNTEDKVKEDSTEEVTEENKKLLIAMEEIKVLLEKLSVMERYASFLHGTIFGKPFQEGDIPLSLQNSGTFDIAKEWESLFESIDRKDLLRMEAVYQHMLATIKDKIMKKRVQELVNEFLQSSTSKN